The Lycium barbarum isolate Lr01 chromosome 10, ASM1917538v2, whole genome shotgun sequence genome includes a region encoding these proteins:
- the LOC132614520 gene encoding monothiol glutaredoxin-S1-like, translating to MERVMKLGAESPVVIFTKSSCCMSHTIETLIRNFGANPTVYELDELSNGIEMENALVELGGKPSVPAVFIGKEFVGGSNEVMSLNLRGNKLKQLLIRANAIWV from the coding sequence ATGGAAAGAGTGATGAAGTTGGGAGCAGAAAGTCCAGTGGTAATTTTCACCAAGAGTAGCTGTTGCATGTCTCACACCATCGAAACCCTAATTCGTAATTTTGGGGCAAACCCTACAGTTTATGAGCTTGATGAACTTTCCAATGGGATTGAAATGGAGAATGCACTTGTTGAATTAGGGGGTAAGCCCAGTGTGCCAGCAGTGTTCATAGGGAAAGAGTTTGTTGGTGGTTCTAATGAGGTAATGAGCCTTAATTTGAGGGGCAATAAGCTAAAACAATTGCTTATAAGGGCTAAtgcaatttgggtataa
- the LOC132613664 gene encoding OVARIAN TUMOR DOMAIN-containing deubiquitinating enzyme 5 isoform X2, translating to MEDTPKAEDQLSEEASESAPQKIPENLEEMLSRHRKEISQLQGKEVAMKKAAAKGSKAEQKAKKKQVDEEVSKLSAKLKEMHAVELASLGYSGGSNNDNGKEKGNLDTLVKAIAGVSVSSQTDHSKPSKSVKRREKRAQEEAAREQRIQEEQSNIISDRVIENEKLERKIEPLGLTVNEMKPDGHCLYRAVENQLAVHSGGSSPYTYLELRQMVAAYMRKHATDFLPFFLSENAEGGESDEKRFENYCREVESTAAWGGQLELGALTHILRKHIMIFSGSFPDVEMGKEYKSGSGSSASSIMLSYHKHAFGLGEHYNSLIPSSA from the exons ATGGAGGATACACCTAAAGCAGAAGATCAGTTGTCTGAGGAGGCCTCAGAAAGTGCGCCTCAGAAGATACCAGAAAACCTCGAGGAGATGCTTTCTAGGCATAG GAAAGAAATCTCTCAGCTACAGGGCAAAGAAGTTGCTATGAAAAAGGCAGCAGCTAAAGGTAGCAAAGCTGAACAGAAAGCTAAGAAGAAACAAGTGGACGAAGAAGTATCTAAACTTTCTGCAAAGCTCAAAGAAATGCATGCTGTGGAACTTGCTTCTTTAGGCTACAGCGGTggtagtaataatgataatgggaAGGAAAAAGGGAATCTTGACACATTGGTGAAGGCCATTGCTGGGGTTTCTGTCAGTAGTCAAACTGACCATTCAAAACCCAGCAAGAGTGTGAAGAGACGTGAGAAAAGAGCTCAAGAAGAGGCAGCCAGAGAGCAGAGAATACAAGAAGAGCAGAGTAATATCATAAGTGATCGGGTTATTGAGAATGAAAAGTTAGAAAGAAAGATTGAGCCACTTGGATTGACTGTTAACGAAATGAAACCTGATGGACACTGTCTCTACCGAGCTGTGGAGAATCAGTTAGCCGTCCACTCTGGTGGTTCATCTCCTTATACATATCTTGAACTACGACAGATGGTGGCAGCTTACATGAGGAAACATGCAACCGACTTTCTCCCTTTTTTCCTCTCTGAGAATGCAGAAGGGGGAGAATCGGATGAGAAAAGGTTCGAGAATTACTGTAGAGAAGTGGAGTCGACCGCTGCCTGGGGAGGACAACTTGAGCTTGGTGCTCTAACTCACATCTTAAGGAAACATATAATGATATTCTCAGGGTCATTTCCTGATGTTGAGATGGGAAAGGAATACAAATCTGGCAGTGGCTCATCGGCTTCAAGTATAATGCTATCTTACCACAAGCATGCTTTTGGGCTTGGAGAGCACTATAACTCCCTTATTCCCAGTTCAGCCTGA
- the LOC132613664 gene encoding OVARIAN TUMOR DOMAIN-containing deubiquitinating enzyme 5 isoform X1: protein MRIMKMALEKRTYAKGFEMEDTPKAEDQLSEEASESAPQKIPENLEEMLSRHRKEISQLQGKEVAMKKAAAKGSKAEQKAKKKQVDEEVSKLSAKLKEMHAVELASLGYSGGSNNDNGKEKGNLDTLVKAIAGVSVSSQTDHSKPSKSVKRREKRAQEEAAREQRIQEEQSNIISDRVIENEKLERKIEPLGLTVNEMKPDGHCLYRAVENQLAVHSGGSSPYTYLELRQMVAAYMRKHATDFLPFFLSENAEGGESDEKRFENYCREVESTAAWGGQLELGALTHILRKHIMIFSGSFPDVEMGKEYKSGSGSSASSIMLSYHKHAFGLGEHYNSLIPSSA from the exons ATGAGGATTATGAAGATGGCTTTAGAAAAAAGGACTTATGCGAAG GGTTTTGAAATGGAGGATACACCTAAAGCAGAAGATCAGTTGTCTGAGGAGGCCTCAGAAAGTGCGCCTCAGAAGATACCAGAAAACCTCGAGGAGATGCTTTCTAGGCATAG GAAAGAAATCTCTCAGCTACAGGGCAAAGAAGTTGCTATGAAAAAGGCAGCAGCTAAAGGTAGCAAAGCTGAACAGAAAGCTAAGAAGAAACAAGTGGACGAAGAAGTATCTAAACTTTCTGCAAAGCTCAAAGAAATGCATGCTGTGGAACTTGCTTCTTTAGGCTACAGCGGTggtagtaataatgataatgggaAGGAAAAAGGGAATCTTGACACATTGGTGAAGGCCATTGCTGGGGTTTCTGTCAGTAGTCAAACTGACCATTCAAAACCCAGCAAGAGTGTGAAGAGACGTGAGAAAAGAGCTCAAGAAGAGGCAGCCAGAGAGCAGAGAATACAAGAAGAGCAGAGTAATATCATAAGTGATCGGGTTATTGAGAATGAAAAGTTAGAAAGAAAGATTGAGCCACTTGGATTGACTGTTAACGAAATGAAACCTGATGGACACTGTCTCTACCGAGCTGTGGAGAATCAGTTAGCCGTCCACTCTGGTGGTTCATCTCCTTATACATATCTTGAACTACGACAGATGGTGGCAGCTTACATGAGGAAACATGCAACCGACTTTCTCCCTTTTTTCCTCTCTGAGAATGCAGAAGGGGGAGAATCGGATGAGAAAAGGTTCGAGAATTACTGTAGAGAAGTGGAGTCGACCGCTGCCTGGGGAGGACAACTTGAGCTTGGTGCTCTAACTCACATCTTAAGGAAACATATAATGATATTCTCAGGGTCATTTCCTGATGTTGAGATGGGAAAGGAATACAAATCTGGCAGTGGCTCATCGGCTTCAAGTATAATGCTATCTTACCACAAGCATGCTTTTGGGCTTGGAGAGCACTATAACTCCCTTATTCCCAGTTCAGCCTGA